AAAAGATAATAGAGATAAATTAAAAGATGAATACGGTAAGTACAAAGAAGACCCAGAGAATTACAAAGAAAATGCTAAACAAAAAGCAAATGATTTAAAAGGGAAAGCACAAGACGAATATTCTAAATATAAAGAAGACCCAACTTCTTACAAAGAATCAGCTAAAGTAAAAGCTAAAAGTGAATTACAAAAAGCAAAAGAAAATCCTAAAGGATATGCTTCTAATGCTAAATCTCGTCTTAAAAAAGAAGATCAAGAGCCAATCGATCAAAGAGAAGCTAAATTTGATGATGAAGGCGGAACAGCTAATAACAATTTAAGAGTTGTTACAGAAGAAGACTTAAAAAAATAATAGAATAACGAAAAGACCGATAGTTTTTCCGGTTATAGACTGTCAACAAAGTCACCGACTTTGTTGGCAGTTTTTTTATCTATAAGCTTTGAACAATCATATTTTTATCTCGTATTTTAGTCAACAGAGGTTGTGTTGGTAGATTTGTTGCCGAATTTCTTGTGGGAAATAATTTTATTAAAATTATTTCATTATATATGACCATAGCCGTACGTAAAAGGAAATAACTTTTGAGTTAAAAAAATAGAAAATTATCAGTATTTCTATTTCATATTTACAAAAATATCATGTATTATATAGATAACTATTCAACTTAAGAAAGAGATGATTTTCGATGTGGAGAAATAAAGTTAAAGAATATGAAGAAGATATTATTAATGATTTAAAGGGGCTCTTAAGCATCGAAAGCGTTAGAGATGATGCAGCAAGTACATACGACGCGCCAGTTGGACCTGGTCCAAAAGAAGCATTGAATTATATGTATCAACTAGGTGAAAGAGATGGATTTTCTTATGTAGATATCGAAAATATTGTCGGAAGAATTGAAGCAGGTAAAGGTGACGAATTATTAGGTATACTTTGCCATGTTGATGTTGTACCTGCTGGAGCAGGTTGGGATACTGATCCATTTGAACCAGTTGAAACAGAAAATACAATAATAGCTCGTGGTACTTTAGACGATAAAGGGCCAACAATAGCAGCGTATTATGCAGTTAAAATACTGGAAGATATGAAAGTTGATTGGAAGAAAAGGATACATATCATTGTAGGTACAGATGAAGAATCTGATTGGAAATGTACAGACAGATATTTTGAAACAGAAGAAATGCCTTCTGTTGGTTTTGCACCGGATGCTGAATTCCCATTAATTCATGGAGAAAAAGGTATCGTAACATTTAATATACTGCAATCAGGATATGTTGAAGATAATGATGAACCAGAAGTAGAATTAAAAGCATTTTTCTCAGGAGAAAGATTTAATATGGTTCCTGATACTGCTCAAGCTAAATTACTCATTAAAGAACAAATGACGAATGTCGTACAAAAATTCGAATCATTTTTAAATGAGCATGAAATTGAAGGAGAAACTTCAATTGATGAAGGGTTCTTAACATTAATTGTACACGGTAAATCAGCTCACGGTATGGATCCTACGCTAGGAATCAATGCAGGTTTATTACTGATTCAATTCTTAAATGAATTAAATTTAGATAAATATGCGAGTTCATACGTTAAATTTGCTAATGACTATTTAGTTGATTCTCCAAAAGGCGAAAAAATGGGTATGAAATTTGCTACTGAAGAAATGGGAGAAGTAACAACTAATACAGGTATAATGAGTTATACAGATGTAGACGGTGGTCAATTTGGCGTTAATTTAAGATATCCAGAGGGCTTTAACTTTGATCAGTCTTTATCTCGTTTCTCTGAAGAAGTCACTGAAAAAGGCTTTGAAATAGAAATGGACAAACACCAATTACCTCATTATGTTGATAAAAACGATCCATTTATAGAGAAGTTATTATCAGCTTATAGAGAGCAAACTGGGGATCAATCCGAACCATTCACAATTGGTGGCGGAACATACGCTCGAAATTTAGATAAAGGCGTCGCTTTTGGTGCGATGTTTAAAGAA
This portion of the Mammaliicoccus vitulinus genome encodes:
- the pepV gene encoding dipeptidase PepV — translated: MWRNKVKEYEEDIINDLKGLLSIESVRDDAASTYDAPVGPGPKEALNYMYQLGERDGFSYVDIENIVGRIEAGKGDELLGILCHVDVVPAGAGWDTDPFEPVETENTIIARGTLDDKGPTIAAYYAVKILEDMKVDWKKRIHIIVGTDEESDWKCTDRYFETEEMPSVGFAPDAEFPLIHGEKGIVTFNILQSGYVEDNDEPEVELKAFFSGERFNMVPDTAQAKLLIKEQMTNVVQKFESFLNEHEIEGETSIDEGFLTLIVHGKSAHGMDPTLGINAGLLLIQFLNELNLDKYASSYVKFANDYLVDSPKGEKMGMKFATEEMGEVTTNTGIMSYTDVDGGQFGVNLRYPEGFNFDQSLSRFSEEVTEKGFEIEMDKHQLPHYVDKNDPFIEKLLSAYREQTGDQSEPFTIGGGTYARNLDKGVAFGAMFKESEDLMHQKNEYITKKQLFNATAIYLEAIYNVCVKGEE
- a CDS encoding YtxH domain-containing protein, translated to MAKKAGLFRTLVVLGGTAAAVVLSKKDNRDKLKDEYGKYKEDPENYKENAKQKANDLKGKAQDEYSKYKEDPTSYKESAKVKAKSELQKAKENPKGYASNAKSRLKKEDQEPIDQREAKFDDEGGTANNNLRVVTEEDLKK